One segment of Stenotrophomonas sp. SAU14A_NAIMI4_8 DNA contains the following:
- a CDS encoding right-handed parallel beta-helix repeat-containing protein, whose product MCRRLSVVSLSLLALLPSLALAYQAEPPREALQVLRVDRYADDSNAGSLRWAINTANATPGRYRIEIDAVGAAPYVIKPASPLPEIKGPVQIVGTPWARDGQFVAIDGSAYVTGTGTDACPGAEPGQSGTNVRTTTLPGLVLRDTQGVELTGLEIRNFCIGVLINRASHSEIHDNRIVANKGGAGIMLTGDDGKGQSTATTTVHNRIVRNVFLDNGDGLELTRGAAWNLVADNLFQSTKANPEPSQGIEILWGNDNSVVHNRFVDYSDGLQINWGNRNYIAANTFTGNSIGLSITGSGNVVDGNTITGNGIGIGVRPQPVSAPNRFTANRIFGNGLPIERCEAGGACVKGQPRGAIVFGVPGLEHASFVGSRGRGVDTDPAKRARICTAAGQADCQPLANLGQAAPQLVAVQGKGAQRSLTGSFHGQPDSHYQVEVFGNRAANGSEAERVLGTVQARTDSQGNGTFTFPLGNAADAADLGGVTATVTSPQGATSPLSAPLSLR is encoded by the coding sequence ATGTGCCGTCGTCTGTCTGTCGTTTCCCTGTCCCTGCTTGCCCTGCTGCCGTCGCTGGCGCTGGCCTACCAAGCCGAACCCCCGCGTGAAGCGCTGCAGGTGCTGCGTGTCGATCGCTACGCCGACGACAGCAACGCCGGCTCGCTGCGCTGGGCCATCAACACCGCCAATGCGACGCCGGGCCGCTACCGCATTGAAATCGATGCGGTGGGCGCGGCGCCGTACGTGATCAAGCCGGCCTCGCCGCTGCCGGAAATCAAGGGCCCGGTGCAGATCGTCGGCACGCCGTGGGCACGCGACGGCCAGTTCGTGGCCATCGATGGTTCGGCCTACGTGACCGGCACCGGCACCGATGCCTGCCCGGGTGCCGAGCCGGGCCAGTCCGGCACCAATGTGCGCACCACCACGCTGCCTGGCCTGGTGCTGCGCGATACCCAGGGCGTTGAACTGACCGGCCTGGAGATCCGCAACTTCTGCATCGGCGTGCTGATCAACCGTGCCAGCCACAGCGAAATCCATGACAACCGCATCGTCGCCAACAAGGGCGGTGCCGGCATCATGCTCACCGGCGACGATGGCAAGGGCCAGTCCACCGCCACCACCACGGTGCACAACCGTATCGTGCGCAACGTGTTCCTGGACAACGGCGATGGCCTGGAACTGACCCGCGGCGCGGCCTGGAATCTGGTGGCAGACAATCTGTTCCAGTCCACCAAGGCCAACCCGGAACCCTCGCAGGGCATCGAGATCCTGTGGGGCAATGACAACAGCGTGGTGCACAACCGCTTCGTCGATTACTCCGATGGCCTGCAGATCAACTGGGGCAACCGCAACTACATCGCGGCCAACACCTTCACCGGCAACTCGATCGGGCTCAGCATCACCGGCAGCGGCAACGTGGTCGATGGCAACACCATCACCGGCAACGGCATCGGCATTGGCGTGCGCCCGCAGCCGGTCAGTGCACCCAACCGCTTCACCGCCAACCGCATCTTCGGCAACGGTCTGCCGATCGAGCGTTGCGAAGCCGGCGGTGCCTGCGTGAAGGGCCAGCCGCGCGGCGCCATCGTGTTCGGTGTGCCGGGGCTGGAACATGCCAGCTTCGTCGGCTCGCGCGGGCGCGGCGTGGACACCGATCCGGCCAAGCGTGCGCGCATCTGCACCGCCGCCGGCCAGGCCGATTGCCAGCCGCTGGCCAACCTGGGCCAGGCGGCGCCGCAACTGGTTGCGGTGCAGGGCAAGGGCGCCCAGCGCAGCCTGACCGGCAGCTTCCACGGCCAGCCGGACAGCCACTACCAGGTGGAAGTGTTCGGCAACCGTGCGGCCAACGGCAGCGAAGCCGAGCGCGTGCTGGGCACCGTGCAGGCGCGTACCGACAGCCAGGGCAACGGCACCTTCACCTTCCCCTTGGGCAATGCCGCCGATGCTGCGGATCTGGGCGGTGTGACCGCCACGGTCACCTCGCCGCAGGGTGCCACGTCCCCCCTGAGCGCGCCGCTGTCGCTGCGCTGA
- a CDS encoding carbohydrate porin has protein sequence MIPAKPVSLTVLAAAMALLPAVASAQSSNRYAGKTLTGDWGGTRTDLYERGIAFRGDYVGEAMGVVDGGYGETGAHYAQQVRVGMDLDMGKLAGWDGGAFHFTLNDRRGRSTSADLVGNRFPIQEAYGGQYTRLTELSYDQTFNGGQSYYKLGYYAMGNQFGLHSLLTHFVNAAFCAHPLAMSGNSGWYNYPVARWGGEVAQQVSPALNVRTGWFQVNPNLGGNIERNAFRPFASGTTGSLFPVEVTWTPAKGSRYAGVYKFGGYYDTSRVDQRGLDTSPTTGRHGAYVLAEQRLTQESADPSRGLTAFAQYMVSDADTAQIKRWYAVGGVYQGIGSRAQDSIALGYVGADINDRLVDARRASLAAGGVPVDSPLYNLSQAEELFELSYSFQVNPWLMIRPDVQYIVNPGTFNYSGTDNAWAVGVQAKVTF, from the coding sequence ATGATTCCTGCAAAGCCTGTTTCCCTGACCGTGCTGGCCGCCGCGATGGCCCTGCTGCCGGCGGTCGCCAGCGCGCAATCCAGCAACCGCTATGCGGGCAAGACGCTCACCGGTGACTGGGGCGGTACCCGCACCGATCTGTACGAGCGCGGCATCGCCTTCCGCGGTGACTACGTGGGCGAGGCCATGGGCGTGGTGGATGGCGGCTACGGGGAAACCGGCGCCCACTATGCGCAGCAGGTGCGCGTGGGCATGGACCTGGACATGGGCAAGCTGGCCGGCTGGGACGGCGGTGCCTTCCACTTCACGCTCAATGACCGGCGTGGCCGCAGTACCTCGGCCGATCTGGTCGGCAACCGCTTCCCGATCCAGGAAGCCTACGGCGGCCAGTACACCCGGCTGACCGAACTGAGCTACGACCAGACCTTCAACGGTGGCCAGTCGTACTACAAGCTGGGCTACTACGCGATGGGCAACCAGTTCGGCCTGCACAGCCTGCTGACCCATTTCGTCAACGCGGCGTTCTGCGCGCACCCGCTGGCGATGTCCGGCAACAGCGGCTGGTACAACTACCCGGTGGCGCGCTGGGGCGGTGAAGTGGCGCAGCAGGTCAGCCCGGCGCTGAACGTGCGCACCGGCTGGTTCCAGGTGAACCCGAACCTGGGTGGCAACATCGAACGCAATGCGTTCCGCCCGTTCGCCTCCGGTACCACCGGTTCGCTGTTCCCGGTGGAAGTGACCTGGACCCCGGCCAAGGGCAGCCGCTACGCCGGCGTCTACAAGTTTGGCGGCTACTACGACACCTCGCGCGTGGACCAGCGCGGCCTGGATACCTCGCCCACCACCGGCCGCCACGGCGCCTACGTGCTGGCCGAGCAGCGCCTGACCCAGGAGTCGGCCGACCCCAGCCGCGGCCTGACGGCCTTCGCGCAGTATATGGTGTCCGACGCCGATACCGCGCAGATCAAGCGCTGGTATGCAGTGGGTGGCGTGTACCAGGGCATCGGTTCGCGCGCGCAGGACAGCATCGCGCTGGGTTACGTGGGCGCCGACATCAACGACCGCCTGGTGGATGCGCGCCGCGCTTCGCTGGCCGCCGGTGGCGTGCCCGTGGATTCGCCGCTGTACAACCTCAGCCAGGCCGAGGAGCTGTTCGAACTGTCCTACAGCTTCCAGGTGAATCCGTGGCTGATGATCCGCCCCGACGTGCAGTACATCGTCAATCCCGGCACGTTCAATTACAGCGGCACCGACAACGCCTGGGCCGTGGGTGTCCAGGCCAAGGTGACCTTCTGA
- the aroD gene encoding type I 3-dehydroquinate dehydratase, producing MAARPFHALVTAMRIPFASLVLAGALCTSPVLALAAPPPAVLQVGSLRIGEGSPRTIVPITGASAELALQQAVAIAASTHTDLAEWRIDYLDIATDGSKLVALGKRIQATLGGKPMIVTFRTKAEGGAKAISDRDYGALYATLLRGGFAQLIDVEMFRDPNVVQALVAQAHKAGVKVVMSNHDFQATPPREEIVARLLKQQAMGADVLKIAVMPRDAGDVLALLDATWQVRQRSDKPLLTMSMGGTGVVSRLAGETFGQALTFGMIGTPSAPGQVEVEQLQDVLQVIHASSQAGR from the coding sequence ATGGCCGCGCGCCCCTTCCACGCCCTGGTGACTGCCATGCGCATTCCGTTTGCTTCCCTTGTCCTCGCCGGTGCGCTGTGCACCTCCCCCGTACTGGCCCTGGCCGCACCGCCACCGGCGGTGCTGCAGGTGGGCTCGCTGCGCATCGGCGAGGGCAGCCCGCGCACCATCGTGCCGATCACCGGTGCCAGTGCCGAACTCGCCCTGCAGCAGGCCGTGGCCATCGCCGCCAGCACGCACACCGATCTGGCCGAATGGCGCATCGATTACCTGGATATCGCCACCGATGGCAGCAAGCTGGTGGCGCTGGGCAAGCGCATCCAGGCCACGCTGGGCGGCAAGCCGATGATCGTCACCTTCCGTACCAAGGCCGAAGGCGGTGCGAAGGCGATCAGTGACCGCGACTACGGCGCGCTGTACGCCACGCTGCTGCGTGGTGGCTTTGCCCAGCTGATCGATGTGGAAATGTTCCGCGACCCGAACGTGGTGCAGGCGCTGGTGGCACAGGCGCACAAGGCGGGGGTGAAGGTGGTGATGTCCAACCACGATTTCCAGGCCACGCCGCCGCGCGAGGAGATCGTCGCGCGCCTGCTGAAGCAGCAGGCGATGGGCGCGGACGTGCTGAAGATCGCGGTGATGCCGCGCGACGCCGGCGATGTGCTGGCCCTGCTCGATGCCACCTGGCAGGTGCGCCAGCGCAGTGACAAGCCGCTGCTGACCATGTCGATGGGCGGCACCGGCGTGGTCTCGCGACTGGCCGGGGAAACCTTCGGCCAGGCCCTGACCTTCGGCATGATCGGCACGCCGTCGGCGCCGGGCCAGGTTGAAGTCGAACAACTGCAGGACGTCCTGCAGGTCATCCACGCTTCCAGCCAGGCCGGTCGCTGA
- a CDS encoding MFS transporter — translation MSHAPAAAPPLVLERMSPFQWTAIAICVLLNMLDGFDVMVMAFTAPHVSADWELSGKVLGLMLSAGLVGMALGSFLLAPLADRWGRRPMIVCCLLILTTGMALSALAGNAWQLGALRVFTGIGIGGMLAGVGVITAEYANAKWRSTAVALQATGYPIGATAGGVLAAWMLQHWSWHSVFLIGAAASLLCIPLVLKCLPESLDFLVARRPADALPRLNALLSRMQMPALQALPPAPVREGQPQGYAALFVGDLRRVALLIALAFFLHMFAFYFVLSWTPKLLVSAGVSAQQGITGGVLLNLGGIVGGSLFGWLASRWSLSRLTAGALLLAMVAMLGFAAFNTQLNVAFPLAFVIGAALFAAMAGLYAAAPVVFAAQVRTTGLGWAIGIGRVGAILSPLTVGVLVDGHWPPSALYVLCALPLLLAAWACLGLRVGVGQNRR, via the coding sequence ATGAGCCACGCCCCCGCCGCTGCACCGCCGCTCGTCCTGGAACGGATGAGTCCCTTCCAGTGGACCGCCATCGCCATCTGCGTGCTGCTGAACATGCTCGATGGCTTCGACGTGATGGTCATGGCCTTCACCGCGCCGCACGTGTCGGCGGACTGGGAACTGTCGGGCAAGGTGCTGGGGCTGATGCTCAGTGCCGGCCTGGTCGGCATGGCGCTGGGCTCGTTCCTGCTGGCGCCGCTGGCTGACCGCTGGGGCCGGCGGCCGATGATCGTGTGCTGCCTGCTGATCCTGACCACGGGCATGGCGCTGTCGGCGCTGGCCGGCAACGCCTGGCAGCTGGGCGCGCTGCGCGTGTTCACCGGCATCGGCATTGGCGGCATGCTGGCCGGTGTGGGGGTGATCACCGCCGAATATGCCAACGCCAAGTGGCGCAGCACCGCCGTGGCCCTGCAGGCAACCGGCTATCCCATCGGCGCCACTGCCGGTGGGGTGCTGGCGGCGTGGATGCTGCAGCACTGGTCCTGGCACAGCGTGTTCCTGATCGGTGCTGCAGCCTCGTTGCTGTGCATTCCGCTGGTGCTCAAGTGCCTGCCCGAATCGCTGGATTTCCTGGTGGCACGGCGCCCGGCCGATGCGCTGCCGCGCTTGAACGCGCTGCTGTCGCGCATGCAGATGCCGGCGCTGCAGGCGCTGCCGCCGGCACCGGTGCGCGAGGGCCAGCCGCAGGGCTACGCCGCGCTGTTCGTGGGCGATCTGCGCCGTGTCGCGCTGCTGATCGCGCTGGCGTTCTTCCTGCACATGTTCGCGTTCTACTTCGTGCTGAGCTGGACCCCGAAGCTGCTGGTTTCTGCAGGTGTTTCGGCGCAGCAGGGCATTACCGGCGGCGTGCTGCTGAACCTGGGCGGCATCGTCGGTGGCAGTCTGTTCGGCTGGCTGGCCTCGCGCTGGTCGCTGTCCCGCCTGACCGCCGGCGCGCTGCTGCTGGCGATGGTGGCAATGCTGGGCTTCGCTGCGTTCAACACGCAGTTGAATGTGGCCTTCCCGCTGGCATTCGTGATCGGCGCCGCGCTGTTCGCCGCCATGGCAGGACTGTACGCCGCCGCACCGGTGGTGTTCGCCGCACAGGTGCGCACCACCGGCCTGGGTTGGGCCATCGGCATCGGCCGGGTCGGCGCCATCCTGTCGCCGCTCACCGTGGGCGTGCTGGTGGATGGCCATTGGCCGCCGTCGGCGCTGTATGTGCTGTGCGCACTGCCGCTGCTGCTGGCCGCCTGGGCGTGCCTGGGCCTGCGCGTGGGCGTGGGCCAGAACCGGCGTTGA
- a CDS encoding 3-oxoacid CoA-transferase subunit A — translation MIDKTVASAEAAVADIHDGATVMIGGFGTAGMPDELIDALIAQGARELTIINNNAGNGDTGLAALIKHKRVRRIVCSFPRQSDSQHFDAAYRAGEIELELVPQGNLAARIHAAGSGLGAIFTPTGYGTELAQGKETREIDGRHYVLEYPLHADFALIKADRGDRWGNLVYRKTARNFGPLMAMAARCAIVQVREVVALGELDPEAVVTPGIFVQRVVPVAAAGVKA, via the coding sequence GTGATCGACAAGACCGTGGCCAGCGCCGAAGCAGCGGTGGCCGATATCCACGATGGGGCTACCGTGATGATCGGTGGCTTCGGCACCGCCGGCATGCCCGACGAGCTGATCGATGCGCTGATCGCGCAGGGCGCGCGCGAGCTGACCATCATCAACAACAATGCGGGCAACGGCGATACCGGCCTGGCCGCGCTGATCAAGCACAAGCGCGTGCGCCGCATCGTCTGTTCGTTCCCGCGCCAGTCCGATTCGCAGCATTTCGATGCGGCCTACCGCGCCGGTGAAATCGAGCTGGAACTGGTGCCGCAGGGCAACCTGGCCGCGCGCATCCACGCGGCCGGTTCCGGCCTGGGTGCCATCTTCACCCCCACCGGTTACGGCACCGAACTTGCCCAGGGCAAGGAAACGCGCGAGATCGATGGCCGCCACTACGTGCTGGAATATCCGCTGCACGCCGACTTCGCCCTGATCAAGGCCGACCGCGGCGACCGCTGGGGCAACCTGGTCTACCGCAAGACTGCGCGCAACTTCGGCCCGCTGATGGCGATGGCCGCGCGCTGCGCGATCGTGCAGGTGCGTGAGGTGGTGGCGCTGGGCGAACTGGACCCGGAAGCGGTGGTGACGCCGGGCATCTTCGTGCAGCGCGTGGTGCCGGTGGCCGCAGCAGGAGTAAAGGCATGA
- a CDS encoding 3-oxoacid CoA-transferase subunit B, whose amino-acid sequence MNKLSREQMAARVARDIPEGAYVNLGIGLPTTVANFLPADKEIFLQSENGLLGMGPAPAPGHEDPDLINAGKQPVTLLIGGCYFHHADSFAMMRGGHLDICVLGAFQVSVHGDLANWSTGAADAIPAVGGAMDLAIGAKQVFVMMDLFTKKGESKLVADCSYPLTGLRCVSRVYTDVAVFDLGPDGATVLEMVEGMDIAQLRELTGLPLALAEGA is encoded by the coding sequence ATGAACAAGCTCAGCCGCGAACAGATGGCCGCGCGCGTGGCCCGCGATATTCCCGAAGGTGCCTACGTGAACCTGGGCATCGGCCTGCCGACCACGGTGGCCAACTTCCTGCCGGCCGACAAGGAAATCTTCCTGCAGTCGGAAAACGGCCTGCTCGGCATGGGCCCGGCGCCGGCGCCCGGCCACGAAGACCCGGACCTGATCAATGCCGGCAAGCAGCCGGTCACCCTGCTTATCGGGGGGTGCTATTTCCACCATGCCGACTCGTTCGCGATGATGCGTGGTGGCCACCTGGACATCTGCGTGCTGGGCGCCTTCCAGGTGTCGGTGCACGGTGACCTGGCCAACTGGAGCACCGGTGCGGCCGACGCCATTCCCGCCGTGGGCGGCGCCATGGACCTGGCTATCGGCGCCAAGCAGGTCTTCGTGATGATGGACCTGTTCACCAAGAAGGGTGAAAGCAAGCTGGTGGCCGACTGCAGCTACCCGCTTACCGGCCTGCGCTGCGTATCGCGCGTGTATACCGATGTGGCCGTGTTCGACCTCGGCCCCGACGGCGCCACCGTGCTGGAGATGGTGGAGGGCATGGACATCGCACAACTGCGTGAACTGACCGGCCTGCCGCTGGCACTGGCCGAAGGAGCCTGA